TTCGACTTTGAAACTCATCTCCAAAAGCCGCTGCTTTAACCCCTTCAATTCCTCATGAAAATGGCGTTCCATGGCGTCTCCTTCGATGGCAGGTGCTCAACCGAACCTTCCGGTGATGTAATCTTCCGTTTCTTTCTTGTCGGGATTCGTGAAAATCTTGCGGGTCGCGCCGAATTCCACGAGCGAGCCCATGTAAAAATAGCCCGTATAGTCGCTGATGCGCGCGGCCTGCTGCATATTGTGGGTCACGATCACCATGGTGTAGGTATTCTTCAGGGAATGAATCAATTCCTCGATCTTGCCTGTGGAAATCGGATCCAAAGCGGAACAGGGCTCGTCGAAAAGAATGACCTCGGGCTTGACGGCAAGCGCCCGGGCGATGCAGAGCCGCTGCTGCTGTCCGCCGGAAAGGCTCATGCCGGAGCGGTGCAGCTTGTCTTTGACTTCGTCCCACAGCGCGGCCATGGTGAGCGACGATTCGACGGTTTCGTCCAGTGCCTGTTTATTCCTGAACCCCGTCAGCTTGAGTCCTGCCACCACGTTGTCATAAATGGAAAGCGTCGGAAAAGGATTCGGCCTCTGGAAAACCATGCCCACTTTCCGGCGAAGCGTGATCAAATCGACGGGCCGGTTGTAAATGTCCTGCCCGTCCAGAAGTACGCGGCCGTCGATGCGCGCCTGGGCCGTGAGCTCATGCATGCGGTTGAGGCATCGGATGAACGTGGATTTTCCGCAGCCCGAAGGCCCGATGATCGCGGTGACCTTCCCCTCCTGCAT
The sequence above is a segment of the Verrucomicrobiia bacterium genome. Coding sequences within it:
- the pstB gene encoding phosphate ABC transporter ATP-binding protein PstB, translated to MKSKIKVRRLNAYFGAVQILKEINVKMQEGKVTAIIGPSGCGKSTFIRCLNRMHELTAQARIDGRVLLDGQDIYNRPVDLITLRRKVGMVFQRPNPFPTLSIYDNVVAGLKLTGFRNKQALDETVESSLTMAALWDEVKDKLHRSGMSLSGGQQQRLCIARALAVKPEVILFDEPCSALDPISTGKIEELIHSLKNTYTMVIVTHNMQQAARISDYTGYFYMGSLVEFGATRKIFTNPDKKETEDYITGRFG